In Gopherus evgoodei ecotype Sinaloan lineage chromosome 7, rGopEvg1_v1.p, whole genome shotgun sequence, the sequence TTTGCAAGGCATTATATAGGTTTGGACCCTGGGGAGAAAAATACCcacaaaaggaaaataatttcatCTGAGAATTATTAAGAACAATtaaacaaagtattatttttaaaactgctttatTTAGACAAACACACCTATAGATAGATAGGACTCACCAGCTATCTTTTTGGTTGGAAAGCCAATGTGCACTTTAAGCATCATGACACTGAAGAGATACGTTCTTGAACAACATGTTGCAGTAATTTGTGCAAACTGCATGAGACAGATTTTTGTGAACCAATTACTTCCTGGCAGTTCAGGGATGGATAAGCCCCCAGCTAAAATTCTTTTTTCGTTGTGGTGCTTGTAATGATGAAGATGACGTGATTTTCCTcacaaatcctttaaaaaaatcagattcctcTGTTATGGAAAAGAGTGCACTACATACTGGAAGCTCTGCACTTTAAATATTTTCTACCACAACCAccccttttaaaaataagaatgtaaTACTTTTCTCTGATGTATGGTTTCTACCTCATTTGGCATTAATTATgtgttattaaaataataattgcaGAAAAAAGCTCTTTTGAtctaaagcctgatccaaagcccaccgaAGTCAGTGGAAATGAAAGGTAGAGAGGTAGCAGGTATATCCCCAATAATTGGAGACTTCCTCATGTGTCAGCCTGGTTTCCCACACCCTGCCTCACAATTACAGAACTAAGGTTTCAAGCAGCAGTAAGCAGTAGTACTTTTCTATTCCCACTAGCAAACTCTCTTCATTAATTTCTTGGGATGTCAGACACCTGGCTTTCAATTTTCAAGCCCAGTGCAGCacccttgaagtcaataggatttctAACATGATTTTAAAGGTTACAGCAATTGGCCCTTTATAAGGTTGTATTACCCACCTGAAACAGGTAACTGATCTCCAGAGATAAAAGTGGGGCATAGGGGCATCTTTAGTTCTTATCAGGCTCATTCATATAAAAGCAACAGTAACTAGTGGCAAAGTTTCTGAGTTTTCAGGTTATGGGGTATGCCCTGCCAAGCCAACTTACaaagagaaatgtttttaaaggaaacttcAGGAGAGAAACCTGCGAGAATTAGTGTTAGGTACAGTAAATATAAAGAGGGttatcttttccatctcttatgCCTATGATTACATCTCAAATATGCTAATAAAATCCAATggttacccccacccccaagaaaaCATGCTTCTGTCAagactagaaaaaaaatcaacttcttaCACTTTAAATTACCATGCAACCAATGTACATTTGAACTCTGGAGCCTAATgaggaaaaatatttaatgatatatgtatgtataaatatttggACCACTTAATGTCTGCATCTGAACGTTCCACCTGTTTGGTTTGTCACAATCGTTTATCTATGTATATTAGGACCTTTATTCTTGTTTATCCAAAGATATAGCGCAGCACAAGTGTGGAGTATAATCTAAGAAATCAATCATTACATGCCACAAACTACACTTGAACTCAAATATGCCTTTACAGAAGCGCGGCTGCTCTGCTCATAGATATCCATCAATTTAAAGGGATTAACGGGAGCAGCCCGACCCTGGCTCCCACGGAAGCcagttgcaaaactcccattcgtCGTGGTGGGACCAAGATCGGGCGTAAACTATGCTGGAGAAGGATGCTTTAACATACCAAACACGTGGGAAGATGGCAAACCTGAGCGTAGTGCAATGCACGTTCTATTAAAGTTCTCCAGTTTCCAAAGTCCGTGTTGCATACGGGCAGTCTCCCCTAGCTTCTGACTGCACGTTCCCATAGACAGCAACCACTGGACCTCCACCAACAGAGCgcgggtgctctgccagtcgccctGCGTCCCTCTGCCATTCCTTCCAGCCGTGGGAAAGGGGGAGCCGGCTAAGGGGCGGGAGGGACACTCCCTGCGATGGCAAAGGCGCTGTCTGTTCCTGCGGCGGGTGTTCACGGGGCGGGGTGCTGGCTAAGGGGCTGAGATCCccccgggaggggaggggatcgCGGGGGTTGTGAACGCCCCTGGCACACCCACGtgctgagcccccagcccagggccgcGGAGGCTGGGGAAGGCTGGAACTTGTCGGGCGGGCTCTTTAGAGGTGCGGGGTGTAGAAGGGGGCCAGGTAGGCCGGGCTGAGGAAGGGCGCCGCGgccaggggcaggggagcagccGCTGGGAAGAGGACATTGGCGGCGGGgtaggaggggaaagtctggaagGCCAGGGCGCTGGGGCCCGGCGGGCTGGGGCTGCCGCCGCTTGCTCCGCATGGGGGCGCCGCGGCGCTGGCTGCCGGCGGCACCGCCCCGTCCGCCCcggggttctgcttcttccacTTGGTCCGTCTGTTCTGGAACCAGATTTTGACCTGGGTCTCGGTCAGGCTGAGCGACAGCGCCAGGTTGAGGCGCTCGCACACCGACAGGTAGCGGGTGGCCCTGAACTTGTTCTCCAGGGCCACCAGCTGCTCGTACGTGAAGGCCGTCCGGGCCCGCCGGGGCTTGGCGCAGCTCGGCTCGGCGCGGCGCCGCTTGCAGGCTCGCGGGGAGCCGGGATTGTCTCTCTCCTCCGGATCCTGCGAGCCGGGGAAGTCGTGCAAGCGCGGTGGGGCTGCTGCGGGCTGGCTCCGGTCTGGTCCCGGGGCCggctctggctcctcctcctcgCACGCGAAGCCCTCCAGGGTGGACGCCGCCTCGCTCTCTCCCTTGGAGTTGGCATCTAAGGGAAAGAAGGGGGCTGATCAGAGTGACAGAACGAGCCCTTCCCCTGCCACATCCCTGCGCCTGCCGCTGATCCAAGCTGACCTGCGCCAGCGCTCCCCTCCCGCCAGCTGCTCTCCGCACGCATCTGTGTCACCGGGGACACGCGCGGCTGGGGCAGGCGCCTGCTGCCGGCTGATGTCAATTCCACATTTGTTTATTAAACTCGGCTTGCAAAAGacacccctccccttctgcccccagaATGAGCAATTTAAAGGGGCTCTTCTTTCCGATCCGGCTTTAGAACGGGAGAAAACTTAGGATTTTCTTCCCTcctaaaacattatttaaaaatcagagttttttaaaaatgatcattTGCCCTTTAAGAAAAACCTGACTGTCTAATATGATAAACCCTTTATGTGCTCCAAGCTGTGCGAAACTCGTTTGTGTGCGACGGTATGGATCTCTGGCCAATTAAAGAAGTTATTAAAGTCCCCTTTAAAGAGACCAaaatcccctccccctttccatcTGCTCTTCCCCACCGTGCTAATAGAGTTTCAGATTTGTGAGGGGCGGATCGATAGATGTCATCTATTAAAGGTAAGTTTTAATCGAACAATATTAGGATCAGGCGGGGGAAAGAGGTTTGAAGTTGGCACTGCAAGCTGTGGGAAGGAGATATGCAGGAGTCAGTAATAGGATATCGATCAATGGGGAGCTAAGGCATCCTCTTGTGAGGACGATTTGAACAATTATCCAGCCTGGCTGTCCCAGTGCCAATCAGGGCCCGCCAACAAGCTGGAGTCGAAAACAATTGCATCTAACTTTTGGTTTCCCATCAGACCTGGGGGCGCTGCAGTATAAGCGGTGACCCAAGCAGGGTCACGGCTCAAGGAAATCTGCACCTAATGACCCTTCTCCCAAAGCAGTTTTCCATGGCAACTTCTTAAAAGTGACATGTACCCACCCCAGGAGCGGCTTCCCGCTGCTGCCTCCCTGCCTTTGGAAACATTCTGCGGAAGGGGTTAATGAATATCTCCGTGTCCATCGCTGACACAGGCTGCAGGAGCCAATTTTGACTTATGCTCATCAGCAATGTATGGCTGTCCTGTGGGAGTCCTGGCTCTGCTCTCATTCTAATTCAGGTGCTCAAATAGTTCAGCATCAAAACGAGACAGTCAACtcgctttttttttaatcatcaggTTTTAAACAAAATACGGACCCATTCTGTTGCCTGTTCCATGACCTCTTCCTGCGCACCAGCTAAACACCTCGCAAACACGCTAAAACAGAATCCTCATTGCTTTTAATCCAATTTGTTTTAGAGTGCGCGCACCATTTATGGACCCGACCCCTTTCAGCTGATAGACAGGACACTGTTTCTTATTAATTTGTTTGAAAATAACCACGCAGATTGAATGCATTCCTACCATATGCCTCTAGTGTATCCCTGCTGCTCCTTTGATTCGCGGTATCCTTTTCTACTTCAACTCTGCCAAAACTTTTCTCTGGCTCTCCTGAATGCGAGATGCTGCCCCGGCTCTGTGCAGCCGGGTTGCTTTTCCTGGTAAATTTCTGGGGATCCAGGATGTCTAAGATGGAGAAGGAGATTTTATGATGGATGGGGGCCACCTTGGCCCCACTGTCCTGACATTCCAGCATTCCCCCCTCAAAGATCCCGAGAGAGTCGTGGTGCCCCCAGACAAATGCACGGACAATTGGCCAACGGCTCGCAGCGAGGAGAGACGTGATGCCAAAGATGCCTTCGGTCGATGCGTGGCTTTCAGTCCTGCTCGCCGCAGGTTAGATCCCCCGGGGACGCTGTCCGTAGGAGGAAGAGTCCTGAGGTGAGCAAGCTTGCTCTTTGCAGATGTCCTTCTGGAGTGAAGCGTCTCCTCTGCTTCGGGCTAGGAGGAGGATGCAGGCTTGGAAAGCGAAAGGgttggaagtgggggtgggggcagaggagggggctgCGCAGCCATTGGCACTTTCTCCGCTTTCCGGCCAGCCTGGCTGCCCCAGCCACGTGGAGAGAGCAGCGCAGGCTGCCTTCGGATGGGGTCTTTGAAAGCTGCACCAGTGTCATTAAGGCAAGAGCCACCGGTTGGATCTCACAGAcgcagcttgtgtgtgtgtggtgtgagcGAGACGTGTCTCCTAGAGTAACgtgtcatggggggggggggcacggttAACCCCTGAAGACGGTGGGTTAAAATCCCAGAGGAGCACAGATGTTTGATTTGGGGGACTCTTTGGCTCCACTTAGAAATGAATGACGTAGTCTTGTTTTAACCTAGTACTTTGGACATCGCAGTACCAACATGCATAACGTGTGCCCTTTCCTTAGAGGCCACGGGGGAACGGCAACACTTTGTAACAATGTGTATACAAAGTGTACCGCTGCCGCACGTTCTCAGGTGCAGAAAACCTCATTGCTTCGAAAATCTCCACTCCAGATCTGACCTGGATTCGCAGTATGAGTGGGGAAAGTGCATAGCCATTGCAATGCTTTCAGCCCTCCGATGGACCACTTCAGGCCCACCAGCCCCCTTTGCCGGCCAAAATCGCCTCGACCCTACACACGCCTTTGTAGCAGAAAAGGTTCTAATAGCGAGGTTATCCTACGGGAGTTTCATTGCACACCGATTTTAAAACCCACTGAAATACGTTGATTCAAAAAAGGTATTTTAATTGACAATGGTGCACGAACGGAGACGTCAGTAAAAGAGAACTCACTATCCCCAGAGTGCAAGGAATTAAAGGATTTCTAAGCAATCAGTTCACAGGGTAAGTCTCTTTGCGGTTTGGGAACATATCACACCCCTCGTAGGCCGAACAGGTTGCAGCCTGGGACATGACATGACATCTTTTAAAGGCAAATTAGAAGGTTTTTCAAGGACCATCCATCCGGAAATAGCACTGGGAGGCTAATGATCTCCTTTCCCCGCCCCTCCCGCAACCTTCTGAACTGCCAACCCCTCTCGATTTTGTTATGGAGCAATAGGTTAGCAATTAATATTGTCTTAGCAGGTATGAaataggaagaggaggagaaaccaCCTCATTATAGCTCTAGGCCTCCTATACCCAGCTGGCATTGTAAATGAGCTTTTAAAGCAGCAATGTCCTTTTAGCATTTCTCATTCAAACGGTCACTTCTCCACCCCTTGCCTGCTGCAGTATTCATCCAGGCTCTAAAACACCTACCAATTTCCCTGCTAAAATCCTCTATAATGCAAACCATCTACTAGCTGGGATTTTACCTTCAGCATTCAGCGAAGGAGGGACTGAACCTGTTTTACAGCCTCAGGAGAAAGTAAAATAAGTCAAATATGAGAACAGACTAATGTAAGAGTGATCCAAGTAGCATCTTTTAAAATTCAAGAATGTTAATAATTAAACAGACAAAACACAGGGCTTAGCTTAttactatttaaatatatattatctTCATACAGCATGGTCAAATTTTCTTGAGCAATATGGCTTCTGTTATTCCAGCATTATTATGTTACTACCTAGCACAGAGTACAGTATAAACCACCTTTAGATCTAAGGGCTTGCTCCTGCATTCCTTGTGTATCCAAagttcccagtgaagtcactgggagtttgcaAAGTATGCAGGATTGCGCCTTCTGTTTTAAAAAGGCCCAGAAAAATATTAAGCACTTATGTGGTTCAAAGATTAAGAATGAGATCTCGCACTCATTGAATTCCTTGAGGGTTGTGGCATTGACATCAGTGACAAAAACTATGGGTCTGACCCAAAACCTACTGGAGTAAAAGAGAGTCTTGCCATTAGCCCCAGTGGGTTTGGGATCAGCCCCTATTTCACCACACTGCATGAAGGGCAGCATTGGGTCCgagctaattaatcctcacagtaCCCCTATGGAGTATATATGATTCCTCTTTTAtggatgaggaagctgaggcacaagTGAGGTGAGTGAGTTACCTAAGCTCACAcaccaagtcagtggcagaaataaatatttatatactaCCGTATTGAACAAGAGGTTATAATcatgcttgctctctctctctctctctatcggCAGATTAAGGTGATGGCTTGATTCTCCCCCACCACAGGACACGAATAACTCTCAATGGAAATGACTCCTATTCTACAGGAGAATAAAATGCtctatttatatataaaacaggTAGAGGGCTGGCAAAAGCAGGGCATGCTTCTCTATACCACTCAGCCAGTGTGCCATCCCCCTGGTCTGACGGGACCACGACTAGGGATGGGGGGAGTCCCCATAACCAGTTCAAGCAATCACAgagctatatattttttaaacttcacaCTAACTAAACTCTGTGTACTGTATCTATAAGGTGGATATTCTTCTCACACTCTGGCATTTGCATTTGACCTGACAAATCAGGATGAACATTGGAAAAAGGAATATTATTTGTGGGTGAAGGATTTGGGGATGGCAATATTAATGTTGTCTGTATTTGGGAATCATCTTGTTAACATGTATTTTGCACTGTGATATGCATTGATTCTACCACCCTTATTCATGTTGAGTAATATCTTACACTGCCAAttgttccattgaaattaattatttttagggTGCTCAGAGCTTCTCTATGGATACAATTATTgttaaatataaagaaataaaacaaaacaaaatacaacagTACTAAGGTAATGAAATTAAcagtggcagaatctgacccttaattTCCATTTTGATATCACAGAACCTAAAATAATTGAATAGGAAGAAACAGAGACAAAAAAGATGAAGACTTGCAGGAATCAAATTACAGaatattatgattatttattatcatCCTTTATATTATGGCAGTGCCCAAATGCAACAATTAGTGTGGTGTTCTACTGTGCTGagcactatacaaacataaaAAAGAGACAATCTTTGACTTGAAGGGCTTCCAATCTAAAGGTACAAACAGACAAAGGGTAGGGACAGATGAACCTAGTAAAGAATTGGCACTGCTTTGTTAGATACTTAgattgtatattttttttaaattgggataGAGGTAAGGAAGAAGGGagtaggaaaaggaaagaaggggaAGAGTAATAGTCACAGCTTATGGATATCATTCTTAGTGTGATCAACTAAGGAAAATAGACACTGACCTTTAAATATTTCTTATCAATATGTATGAAATATGATCCTCTTTAAAACTCAACACGCTACTCCTAGTAACTGTGGTGTAATGAATTACTTAGAAACAATTATGATGCTATTACAGATGCTGTGATATGTAGATATTCCTCTGCTCCATGTATGCATTAACTTAACTTAAAGCACATGCATAggcctttgcaggatcagggccttattttgGAAGAGAAAATCCTTGTGGATATATTTTAATATTGTGGCTGTACAATTGTAAAAGGTGAATTGTAGTAATGGAATTCTTTAACATACAAATTTTTGAGGTAGCAGATACCTTCACATATTGTCAGTTTAacatacacatgtgcacacacacaaatattagtCTTAACTGTTTGCTTGAAGTTGGTTCATTTCTCAGCTTGGGTATTAAAATTCAGTCTGAGTGCTGTCTTTAAATTGCTTTGATGCTAGGTAGGTTTCAACCCTGACCTGTCCTGACGGCAAGTGATGGCTGTAACAAGCTCTGGATCAATATTCATAGCGGGTGTCCTGGACTGATAACACTATCCAAGACAATGTTCACTATCAGTGTGGACAGCTGAGATATTGCACCATTAGCGATGTTGTTTTAAATAACCTGATCCATTTCTGGGTCTATTTAATGAATTTCACTGTTTAGATATTATCTGTAAGGAGAAGCCAGAGGCTATTCCAGAAGCAGTGATGCAAATCAGTGGTGCCAAGgctactctgattttttttcaaaacaaagtggACTATAATTCCAACACAGTTTCTTATATATTATGTGAATTGTGGCAGGCTATTGATAGTATTAAGAACAAAAACTATCTGCATTGTATCAAGGGGAAAACAATATTATTGGTAAGGCTGGAACACAACTGATAAAATCTTACCCATGATTATAAAATAGTGAGGATTAGTCCAATTCTTTATGTGCAGGCTAGTGTTTTTTCAATTGTTTCTATGAGGTAGTGGGATGTACTGTATATAAAGGCACAAACTTTGTAAGGTACAGCTTAGTCTGTATTTTGGCTGGGTCAAAATGGTCTTGCCGGGCTTTCTGCTACTTTTTCGATCAACACAGGCTCAGTTAAAATAAATATGCTCTCTATGGGTCCCATTTTATACTTACATCAAATCTCTACTAAACTGCAAAAATGTGCATGGTAATATGCCTGTGCTGCAAATTCTCAGCTTAAAAAGCAGTCAGTAAAACAAATGGGATCCAAACTAGCAACCCATATTTACACTGAGTCCTTCTACTGAATTCAGTgcacagtgcctctgaaaattaggctctATGTGCCTAAGTCAGGCAAAAACTGAGGCCCCCAAAATTagagagcacttttgaaaactgaggCCCTAATGTGAAGGTGACCatgttttcaaaatcaaaatccaaGACACTTTTGTGGCAACATTTTCAGGATCATGGAATATTCCCACAGAAGACAAACAAAactacacttttaaaaataagtgtgcGCCATTGTTACTACTGGCAGCGTCTGACTCAACAGTGGCATGCATATTTCTTAGAATGGAGGATTTTTTTCCAGTAAGTTAGTGTCCCAATGAGTTTATCGTGAAACATTGAAGAAGTGTTAACATTTGCTCTGAGCAAAAGAGCAGCTTTCATAGTGTGTA encodes:
- the NKX1-2 gene encoding NK1 transcription factor-related protein 2, with the translated sequence MLECQDSGAKVAPIHHKISFSILDILDPQKFTRKSNPAAQSRGSISHSGEPEKSFGRVEVEKDTANQRSSRDTLEAYDANSKGESEAASTLEGFACEEEEPEPAPGPDRSQPAAAPPRLHDFPGSQDPEERDNPGSPRACKRRRAEPSCAKPRRARTAFTYEQLVALENKFRATRYLSVCERLNLALSLSLTETQVKIWFQNRRTKWKKQNPGADGAVPPAASAAAPPCGASGGSPSPPGPSALAFQTFPSYPAANVLFPAAAPLPLAAAPFLSPAYLAPFYTPHL